One Bacteroidota bacterium DNA segment encodes these proteins:
- a CDS encoding T9SS type A sorting domain-containing protein, translating to MKKYFFFLVFTLLYGSVFSQAAVRILFDATKAEMAGNADWVVDADTHNIGFSSGPAVVGQGNESNPQTIPTPAQSGINASTPETYWNGSLSAWGVDCANHSYVVETLPYNGAISYGNSSNAQDLSNYKVFIVCEPNIVFSSSEKTALLNFVQNGGGLFIISDHTVSDRNNDGWDSPGIWNDLFTNNSVQNDPFGFSVDLQNFSQITTNAATLPGDSILHGPMGNVTEAQWSNGTTFTINNSDNATTKGVIYKTSSSTTGTTNVMALYGRFGNGKFAAIGDSSPCDDGTGDVNDVLYNGYFSDAAGNHQLLIMNMTIWLAETNPVSTGLTQFNPDSYQNENSGFEIYPNPSDGKFFIHRNTNGETTIVIYNSLGEQIKNISVDTSVIEIDLRGEEAGIYFAEIWANGRVYRGKMVRE from the coding sequence ATGAAAAAATATTTTTTCTTTCTTGTATTCACACTGCTTTACGGTTCTGTATTTTCACAAGCGGCAGTAAGAATTCTTTTCGATGCAACGAAAGCAGAAATGGCCGGTAATGCCGATTGGGTAGTGGATGCTGATACGCACAACATCGGTTTCAGCAGCGGGCCCGCAGTAGTTGGACAGGGAAACGAATCGAATCCGCAAACTATTCCTACACCTGCGCAGTCGGGCATAAACGCGAGCACACCCGAGACTTACTGGAACGGATCACTGTCTGCGTGGGGAGTCGATTGTGCAAATCATAGTTACGTGGTGGAAACACTTCCTTACAATGGAGCGATTTCTTACGGAAATTCTTCCAATGCGCAGGATCTTTCGAATTACAAAGTGTTCATCGTCTGCGAACCGAATATTGTTTTCAGTTCTTCAGAAAAAACTGCGCTACTGAATTTTGTTCAGAATGGAGGAGGGCTTTTCATTATTTCTGATCACACAGTTTCTGATCGCAACAACGACGGATGGGATTCTCCCGGAATATGGAATGATCTTTTTACCAATAATTCTGTTCAGAATGATCCATTCGGATTCAGTGTCGATCTCCAGAATTTTTCGCAGATCACAACAAATGCCGCCACTCTTCCCGGCGATTCCATTCTGCACGGACCTATGGGAAATGTAACAGAAGCGCAGTGGTCGAACGGAACAACTTTTACGATCAACAATTCTGACAATGCAACAACGAAAGGTGTGATCTACAAAACTTCTTCATCTACAACAGGAACAACGAATGTAATGGCGCTGTACGGAAGATTCGGCAATGGAAAATTTGCAGCAATAGGAGACAGTTCACCGTGTGACGATGGAACAGGCGACGTGAATGATGTTTTATATAATGGCTATTTTTCTGATGCCGCAGGAAATCATCAATTGCTGATTATGAATATGACGATCTGGTTGGCGGAAACAAATCCCGTCTCAACGGGACTTACACAATTCAATCCCGATAGTTATCAGAATGAAAATTCAGGATTTGAAATTTATCCTAATCCTTCCGATGGAAAATTTTTCATACACAGGAATACAAATGGGGAAACAACAATTGTGATCTACAATTCTCTTGGGGAGCAAATAAAAAATATTTCCGTGGATACTTCAGTTATTGAAATTGATTTGAGGGGAGAGGAGGCCGGAATATATTTTGCAGAGATATGGGCTAACGGGAGGGTGTACAGGGGGAAGATGGTAAGAGAATAA
- a CDS encoding T9SS type A sorting domain-containing protein, whose translation MFSQLILEQEDFTNYLGTVATVPAGWNFSYQGNYTSVASCGTSGPNAYKFGVNLATINTPPFSNADTVQFWVKGLSTDAVSMLVCLESPDSLAWDTIGKVQPIPTTGTVFKYHVSSAAHHLRFTYVKSAGNVSFDDYRLLQNSVVSNSTGTITVYFNHPVNTAVSSGINAVYLNQTIDDTLIAYINRAKFTLDIAVYNYIQTASISNIATAINNAYARGVKIRWIYNGSSSNSGLSLLNSGIPKLGSPTSASYNIMHNKFMIVDAHSSNVDDPIVWTGSTNWDDQQINSDYNNVIIIRDKNLATAYTTEFNEMWGDTGMVANTTNSRFGPFKTDNTPHTFTIGTRTVELYFSPSDGVNNQILNKINSANNSLFFGVYTFTESSDANAIVARQSAGVYTAGIIDQNSTPYSAYPILNSGLGSMLEVYSNATFLYHNKFLIVDECDSTSDPLVLTGSHNWTATADTKNDENTVIVHSVLIANEYYQSFNMNFSDLGGSLGLSCITTSLSSAPIDLNSISVFPVPASEMINVKNIFGGNVKIRIYDTNGQLVMEMNGADEIFSAGVASLPDGMYFIAEEKEGNIANGKFIIQR comes from the coding sequence ATGTTTTCGCAGCTCATTCTTGAGCAGGAAGATTTCACGAATTATCTGGGTACTGTTGCAACGGTTCCGGCCGGATGGAATTTTTCTTACCAGGGAAATTATACTTCTGTTGCAAGTTGTGGAACAAGCGGCCCGAACGCCTACAAGTTCGGAGTGAATCTCGCAACGATCAACACGCCTCCATTCTCAAATGCAGACACCGTTCAATTCTGGGTGAAAGGTTTGTCAACCGATGCAGTGAGCATGCTGGTGTGTCTTGAAAGCCCCGACAGTCTTGCGTGGGATACTATTGGCAAAGTGCAGCCGATCCCAACTACCGGAACTGTATTTAAATATCATGTGAGCAGCGCGGCACATCACCTTCGCTTTACGTATGTAAAATCGGCGGGAAATGTTTCTTTCGATGATTATCGTTTGCTACAGAATTCTGTTGTTTCAAATTCAACGGGAACGATCACTGTTTATTTCAATCACCCGGTGAATACTGCTGTTTCTTCCGGAATAAATGCTGTTTACCTGAATCAAACGATCGACGATACTTTAATTGCATATATCAATCGCGCAAAATTCACACTCGACATAGCTGTGTATAATTATATTCAAACTGCTTCCATTTCAAATATTGCAACGGCGATCAATAATGCTTACGCTCGTGGTGTGAAGATCCGTTGGATATACAATGGAAGTTCTTCCAACAGCGGACTCTCTTTGCTGAATTCAGGTATTCCTAAATTGGGAAGTCCTACCAGCGCATCTTATAATATCATGCATAATAAATTCATGATCGTGGATGCGCATTCTTCCAACGTGGATGACCCGATCGTTTGGACGGGCTCTACCAACTGGGATGACCAGCAGATCAATTCCGATTACAATAATGTCATTATCATTCGTGATAAAAATCTTGCTACGGCATACACCACTGAATTCAATGAAATGTGGGGCGACACCGGGATGGTTGCAAATACCACGAATTCCAGGTTCGGCCCTTTCAAAACCGATAATACGCCGCATACATTTACAATTGGAACAAGAACAGTCGAATTATATTTCAGTCCTTCAGATGGAGTGAATAACCAGATCCTGAATAAGATCAATTCTGCGAACAATTCTCTTTTCTTCGGTGTTTATACTTTCACTGAATCGAGTGATGCCAATGCAATTGTTGCGCGGCAGTCGGCCGGTGTTTACACTGCCGGGATCATCGATCAAAACAGTACACCATACTCTGCTTACCCGATTCTGAATTCCGGGCTTGGCAGTATGCTTGAAGTTTATTCCAATGCAACTTTTCTTTATCATAATAAATTTCTCATCGTTGATGAATGTGATTCCACTTCCGATCCGCTGGTGCTTACCGGTTCGCACAACTGGACAGCGACTGCCGATACGAAGAATGATGAGAATACGGTGATCGTGCACAGCGTACTTATTGCCAATGAATATTACCAGTCATTCAACATGAATTTTTCTGATCTTGGCGGAAGTTTAGGGTTGTCTTGTATTACAACCAGTCTTTCTTCTGCACCCATTGACCTGAATTCAATTTCGGTTTTTCCAGTGCCGGCTTCAGAAATGATAAATGTGAAAAATATTTTCGGGGGAAACGTGAAGATCAGAATTTATGATACCAACGGCCAACTGGTGATGGAGATGAATGGTGCGGATGAAATTTTCAGCGCCGGTGTTGCGTCTTTACCGGATGGAATGTATTTCATTGCCGAAGAAAAAGAAGGTAACATTGCAAACGGAAAATTCATTATTCAACGCTGA
- a CDS encoding prolipoprotein diacylglyceryl transferase: protein MMRLVVPVYVHTIFEVAAFVTGFRYYLYLRKKSIDPVKETNRIWIIVGATAGALLGSRILGALEDPSWMAHPGWKNIFIAFNNKTIVGGLFGGTLAVELTKIILGEKKRSGDLFVFPILLALIIGRIGCLLTALNDHTAGISTTLPWGIDYGDGISRHPLPFYEIIFLSVTFFVLRKINEKYTLANGSLFQLMMVAYFIFRFFNEYLKDDHLYPWKLSTIQTACVLGLLYYAKVFIRPGHLLKQYA, encoded by the coding sequence ATGATGCGTCTCGTAGTGCCTGTTTATGTTCACACTATTTTTGAAGTTGCTGCTTTCGTGACTGGTTTCCGTTATTATTTATACCTCAGAAAAAAATCCATCGATCCGGTCAAAGAAACAAATCGTATATGGATAATTGTTGGTGCAACCGCCGGCGCTCTTCTTGGTTCGAGAATACTTGGAGCACTTGAGGATCCTTCATGGATGGCGCACCCGGGCTGGAAAAATATTTTCATTGCATTCAACAACAAAACAATTGTCGGTGGATTATTCGGTGGCACATTGGCGGTGGAGTTGACCAAAATAATTCTCGGAGAAAAAAAACGTTCCGGCGACCTTTTCGTTTTCCCGATCCTGCTTGCACTTATCATTGGACGGATCGGGTGTTTGCTTACTGCACTCAACGATCATACGGCAGGAATTTCTACTACGCTGCCATGGGGAATTGATTATGGCGACGGGATTTCCCGTCATCCTCTTCCCTTTTATGAAATTATTTTTCTCTCCGTAACATTTTTTGTGTTGCGGAAAATAAATGAAAAGTACACCTTAGCGAATGGTTCTCTTTTCCAACTGATGATGGTTGCTTATTTTATTTTTAGGTTCTTCAATGAATACTTGAAGGATGATCATTTGTATCCGTGGAAACTCAGCACCATTCAAACGGCTTGTGTACTCGGACTTTTGTATTATGCGAAAGTTTTCATCCGGCCCGGACATCTGCTGAAACAATATGCCTGA
- a CDS encoding radical SAM protein, with protein MPERPYTYFDFTLSLCPHCLKRVDAKIVFEEELVFMLKRCPEHGHQKVLIATEKEYYRLARNYMKPSEMPLVFNTRTHYGCPYDCGLCPDHEQHSCLTLVEITDRCNLTCPTCYSESSPHHGRHRSLEEVEKMFDAVVRNEGRPDIIQISGGEPTIHPQFFEILDMAKTKPVRHLMLNTNGIRIAKEEEFVKRLAEYMPDFEIYLQFDSFRPDVLKKLRGKDLTDVRTKALEHLNKYDLNTTLVVTLEKGLNMDEIGKIIEFAIEQPCVRGVTFQPTQIAGRLENFDPEKNRTTLTEVRREILNQSEIFSEKDLIPVPCNPDALAMGYALKMDGNIFPLTRFIDPDQLLDNSQNTIVYEQDEKLHEHVLRLFSTAHSPSSATEELKSLLCCLPQIKAPGLTYKNLFRVIIMQFIDAWNFDVRAIKKSCVHIVNGEGKIIPFETMNLFYREQHKHKLDELRNATTAVT; from the coding sequence ATGCCTGAAAGACCTTATACTTATTTCGATTTCACGCTCAGTCTCTGCCCGCATTGCCTGAAACGTGTTGATGCAAAAATAGTTTTCGAAGAGGAACTTGTTTTCATGCTGAAGCGATGCCCGGAACACGGGCACCAGAAAGTTTTAATTGCAACAGAAAAAGAATATTACCGGCTGGCGAGAAATTATATGAAACCATCTGAAATGCCTCTTGTGTTCAACACGCGCACGCATTACGGATGCCCGTACGATTGCGGATTGTGTCCCGATCATGAACAGCATTCCTGTCTTACGCTGGTGGAAATCACAGATCGTTGCAATCTCACTTGCCCAACGTGTTACTCAGAATCATCGCCGCATCACGGACGTCATCGTTCGCTTGAAGAAGTGGAAAAGATGTTTGATGCGGTTGTACGCAATGAAGGACGACCCGACATCATCCAGATCAGCGGAGGAGAACCGACCATTCATCCGCAGTTTTTCGAAATTCTCGATATGGCGAAAACAAAACCGGTCCGTCATCTCATGTTGAACACGAATGGAATCCGCATTGCGAAAGAAGAAGAATTTGTAAAACGCCTTGCGGAATACATGCCCGATTTTGAAATTTATCTTCAATTCGATTCTTTTCGCCCTGATGTATTGAAAAAATTGCGCGGAAAAGACCTGACGGATGTGCGAACAAAAGCGCTGGAGCATCTCAACAAATACGATCTGAATACAACACTCGTGGTCACTCTTGAAAAAGGATTGAACATGGATGAGATCGGGAAGATCATTGAATTTGCTATTGAGCAGCCCTGTGTTCGCGGTGTGACTTTTCAGCCCACGCAAATTGCCGGCCGGTTGGAAAATTTCGATCCGGAAAAAAACCGCACGACGCTGACGGAAGTGAGAAGAGAAATATTGAATCAATCGGAAATTTTTTCTGAAAAAGATCTTATTCCTGTCCCGTGCAATCCCGATGCGCTCGCAATGGGCTACGCGCTGAAGATGGATGGTAATATTTTTCCATTGACACGATTCATTGATCCCGATCAATTGCTGGATAATTCGCAAAACACGATCGTGTATGAGCAGGACGAAAAATTACATGAACATGTTCTCCGTCTTTTCAGCACTGCTCATTCTCCGTCTTCTGCAACTGAAGAATTGAAATCGCTGCTCTGTTGCCTCCCGCAGATCAAAGCGCCGGGGCTGACCTACAAAAATTTATTCCGCGTTATTATCATGCAGTTCATTGATGCGTGGAATTTCGATGTACGTGCAATTAAAAAATCATGTGTGCACATTGTGAATGGCGAAGGAAAAATAATTCCGTTCGAAACGATGAATCTTTTTTATCGTGAGCAACACAAACATAAACTCGATGAATTACGGAACGCAACAACCGCCGTCACCTGA
- the thrS gene encoding threonine--tRNA ligase translates to MINITLPDGAVRQYKEGTTALEVAQSISEGLARNVLSARINGEIRDATRPIHSDAKLQLLTWNDVDGKETMWHSSAHLMAEALEALYPGVKFGIGPPIENGFYYDVDLGGQQMSSDDFAKIEKKILELAQQKNAYVRKEVSKADAEKYFTEKGDEYKLDLIKDLEDGKITFYTQGNFTDLCRGPHIPNTGFIKAVKLLNLAGAYWRGDETKKQLTRIYGITFPKQKELDEYLVLLEEAKKRDHRKLGRELELFTFSEKVGMGLPLWLPNGTALRERLQNFLQKAQMKAGYVQVITPHIGHKNLYITSGHYEKYGKDSFQPIRTPQEGEEFFLKPMNCPHHCEIYKSKPRSYKDLPVRLAEFGTVYRYEQHGELHGLTRVRGFTQDDAHLFCRPDQVREEFCKVIDLVLLVFRALEFTDYTAQISLRDKTDRSKYIGSDENWNKAEQAIIEAADEKKLKTVVEYGEAAFYGPKLDFMVRDAIGRKWQLGTIQVDYNLPERFELEYTGADNQKHRPVMIHRAPFGSMERFVAVLIEHCAGKFPLWLTPEQVAVLPISDKYNEYAEKIKEQLKNSDIRAFVDDRSEKIGKKIRDTELKKVPYMLIAGEKEMADGTVSVRKQGEGDKGSMPLSDFAELVNMEVKHKLDSLNS, encoded by the coding sequence ATGATAAACATTACTCTACCCGACGGTGCCGTTCGTCAATATAAAGAAGGCACCACAGCGCTCGAAGTAGCGCAATCCATTTCAGAAGGTCTTGCAAGAAATGTTCTCAGCGCCAGGATCAATGGCGAAATTCGGGATGCAACACGGCCGATCCATTCCGATGCGAAGTTGCAATTGCTCACCTGGAATGATGTGGATGGAAAAGAAACCATGTGGCATTCGTCGGCGCATTTGATGGCAGAAGCGCTCGAAGCATTGTATCCCGGCGTGAAATTCGGAATTGGCCCTCCAATAGAAAACGGATTTTATTATGACGTGGATCTCGGTGGGCAACAAATGTCGTCTGACGATTTTGCAAAGATCGAGAAGAAAATTCTTGAACTCGCGCAACAGAAAAATGCTTACGTGCGCAAAGAAGTGAGTAAAGCCGATGCTGAAAAATATTTCACAGAGAAAGGTGATGAGTATAAACTCGATCTTATCAAGGATCTCGAAGACGGAAAAATTACTTTTTACACGCAGGGAAATTTCACCGATCTCTGCCGTGGCCCTCACATCCCGAATACAGGATTCATAAAAGCAGTGAAGCTTCTCAATCTCGCGGGCGCATACTGGCGCGGCGACGAAACAAAAAAACAACTCACGCGCATTTACGGGATCACTTTTCCGAAGCAGAAAGAGCTTGATGAATATCTTGTTCTCCTCGAAGAAGCAAAGAAACGCGATCACCGCAAACTCGGACGCGAACTTGAACTTTTTACTTTTTCGGAAAAAGTCGGGATGGGTTTGCCGCTCTGGCTTCCGAATGGAACTGCATTGCGTGAACGTCTTCAGAATTTTCTGCAGAAAGCGCAAATGAAAGCAGGATATGTTCAGGTGATCACTCCGCACATTGGCCACAAAAATCTTTATATCACTTCCGGCCATTATGAGAAATACGGTAAAGATTCTTTTCAGCCCATTCGCACACCGCAGGAAGGAGAAGAATTTTTTCTCAAACCGATGAATTGTCCGCATCACTGCGAAATTTATAAAAGCAAACCGCGTTCGTACAAAGATCTCCCTGTTCGCCTGGCTGAATTCGGAACCGTTTACCGCTATGAGCAGCACGGAGAATTGCACGGACTCACGCGTGTGCGCGGATTCACGCAGGATGATGCGCATTTATTCTGCCGTCCCGACCAGGTGAGAGAAGAATTCTGCAAAGTGATCGATCTTGTACTTCTTGTTTTCCGTGCGCTTGAATTTACCGATTACACAGCGCAAATTTCTCTCCGTGATAAAACAGATCGTTCAAAATACATTGGCTCCGATGAGAACTGGAATAAAGCAGAACAGGCGATCATAGAAGCGGCAGATGAAAAAAAACTGAAGACCGTGGTGGAATACGGTGAAGCGGCTTTCTATGGGCCAAAACTTGATTTCATGGTGCGTGATGCTATCGGGAGAAAATGGCAATTGGGAACCATACAGGTTGATTATAATTTGCCGGAACGATTCGAACTCGAATACACCGGCGCCGATAATCAGAAGCATCGCCCTGTAATGATCCATCGTGCTCCTTTCGGATCGATGGAACGTTTTGTTGCAGTTCTCATTGAGCATTGTGCCGGAAAATTTCCATTGTGGCTGACACCCGAACAGGTGGCTGTTCTTCCTATAAGCGACAAGTACAATGAGTATGCTGAAAAAATAAAAGAGCAACTGAAAAATTCCGATATTCGTGCCTTCGTTGATGATCGCAGCGAAAAGATCGGGAAAAAAATACGCGATACTGAATTGAAAAAAGTTCCTTACATGCTTATCGCGGGCGAAAAAGAAATGGCAGATGGAACAGTTTCCGTTCGCAAACAGGGCGAAGGTGATAAAGGTTCGATGCCGCTTTCCGATTTTGCTGAGCTCGTCAACATGGAAGTGAAACACAAACTTGATTCTTTGAATTCATAA
- a CDS encoding translation initiation factor IF-3 — protein sequence MKEELHRINEKIRDVAEVRVVGEGIESGVYSISKALDLAKEFGLDLVEIVPSATPPVCRVVDYKKFLYEQKKKQKEIKSKAQKVIVKEIRFGPHTDDHDFNFKRNHAIKFLEQGAKVKAYVMFRGRSIVFKEQGEILLLRFAQELEEFGKVEQLPALEGKRMQMLLTPKKKK from the coding sequence ATCAAAGAAGAATTACACCGCATCAATGAAAAGATCCGTGATGTAGCAGAAGTACGTGTAGTAGGTGAAGGAATCGAATCGGGGGTCTATTCCATTTCAAAAGCGCTGGATCTCGCAAAAGAATTCGGTCTCGATCTTGTTGAGATCGTTCCTTCTGCCACTCCGCCGGTATGCCGCGTAGTGGATTACAAAAAATTCCTCTACGAGCAGAAGAAAAAACAGAAAGAGATCAAATCAAAAGCGCAGAAAGTTATTGTGAAAGAGATCCGTTTCGGCCCGCATACTGATGATCATGATTTCAATTTCAAAAGAAATCACGCAATAAAATTCCTGGAACAGGGAGCAAAAGTGAAAGCTTATGTAATGTTCAGAGGCCGCTCTATCGTTTTCAAAGAACAGGGAGAGATACTGCTGCTGCGTTTTGCACAGGAACTGGAAGAATTCGGAAAAGTAGAACAACTTCCCGCACTCGAAGGAAAACGAATGCAGATGTTGCTTACTCCTAAAAAGAAAAAATAA
- a CDS encoding rRNA methyltransferase, which translates to MKNLLGNEFADWEKTFSSPAPVSIRVNPFKWKTNFPSEKVQWATGGFYLPKRPSFTRDPFFHAGFYYVQEASSMGIEQALHQHVDLGKNIHVLDLCAAPGGKSTHLSSLITENSLLVSNEVIRARAHVLSENLIKWGRDNFLVTNNDPDHFREIPGFFDVMLADVPCSGEGLFRRDPDAAKEWSPPAVELCSMRQRRIILDAWPALKENGILIYSTCSFNEEENEKNIAWLKEKINFESLSLQLPEEWRITETFHNGIYGYRFFPHRLKGEGFFMSVLQKKDRPEKNPGKLKEGLSFANNREKDLVKNFVADPTKFDFFSHNGRMILFRKNISSDMQTIFRKMNIVHAGLPVAEMQKGAKPTHEVALSTELNRKNFRELMLSKEDALKFLAKQELKFSENETGIVLATYKGVPLGWLNLLENRANNLYPKEWRIRNL; encoded by the coding sequence ATGAAGAATCTCCTCGGCAATGAATTTGCTGATTGGGAAAAAACTTTTTCTTCGCCCGCGCCGGTAAGCATACGCGTGAATCCATTCAAGTGGAAAACTAATTTTCCTTCTGAAAAAGTACAGTGGGCCACCGGTGGATTCTACCTGCCGAAGCGTCCTTCCTTTACGCGTGATCCGTTTTTTCACGCAGGATTTTATTATGTGCAGGAAGCAAGTTCCATGGGAATTGAACAGGCGCTTCACCAGCATGTGGACCTGGGAAAAAATATTCACGTGCTTGATCTCTGTGCTGCTCCCGGCGGAAAATCCACACATCTGTCTTCGCTCATTACAGAAAACAGTTTGCTCGTGAGTAACGAGGTGATCCGCGCGCGTGCGCATGTGCTCTCCGAAAATCTCATCAAATGGGGACGCGATAATTTTTTAGTGACCAATAATGATCCTGACCATTTCCGGGAGATTCCCGGATTCTTTGATGTGATGCTTGCCGATGTTCCCTGTTCGGGCGAAGGATTATTCCGGCGCGATCCTGATGCTGCTAAAGAATGGTCGCCGCCTGCTGTGGAATTGTGTTCGATGCGGCAGCGGAGAATTATTCTTGATGCATGGCCTGCGCTGAAAGAAAACGGAATTCTTATTTACAGTACATGTAGTTTCAACGAAGAAGAGAATGAAAAAAATATTGCGTGGCTCAAAGAAAAAATAAATTTCGAAAGCCTTTCCCTGCAGTTACCGGAAGAATGGCGGATCACTGAAACTTTTCATAACGGGATATACGGTTATCGTTTTTTTCCACATCGGTTGAAAGGAGAAGGATTTTTCATGAGCGTTCTTCAGAAAAAGGACCGGCCGGAAAAAAATCCGGGAAAACTGAAAGAAGGATTATCATTTGCAAATAATCGTGAAAAAGACCTGGTGAAAAATTTTGTAGCCGATCCTACTAAATTTGATTTCTTCAGCCACAATGGAAGGATGATCCTGTTCAGAAAAAATATTTCATCAGACATGCAAACGATCTTCCGGAAAATGAATATTGTTCACGCCGGATTACCGGTCGCTGAAATGCAGAAAGGAGCAAAACCCACGCACGAGGTGGCCCTGTCAACAGAATTGAATCGCAAAAATTTTCGCGAACTTATGCTTTCGAAAGAAGATGCTTTGAAATTTCTCGCGAAACAGGAATTGAAATTTTCAGAAAATGAAACCGGTATCGTACTCGCAACTTATAAAGGAGTTCCACTGGGCTGGCTGAATCTTCTGGAAAATCGTGCGAATAACCTGTATCCGAAGGAATGGAGGATCAGGAACCTTTGA
- a CDS encoding T9SS type A sorting domain-containing protein, protein MKKNLLHSTAILLTAIIFIPQNFYAQATLISQLDFSGNFSDVYSNATASAFNASVNSFSATTWSWTADASVTGGGVRVTIPDAVFTENDYSIAVTFQFADVSGYRKIIDFFDRGSDQGFYIFSGDLDLYSSGTFGSTVLSPNTDYTVLMTRNMANDSVNAYLFSSSTLFRQSYGVDPTQNYVAKLSGADRVLGFFYDDSITRTEYTSSGIVDQIRIWNGIVNLNDVMTGTISENALPSFNIYPVPAEHSINISFPMEESGLLEIFDVTGNLVKSESMEGKENFSMNIDGLDPGMYLVRINGICRRFIKE, encoded by the coding sequence ATGAAAAAAAATCTACTTCACTCCACTGCTATTCTTTTAACGGCAATAATTTTTATTCCTCAGAATTTTTATGCGCAGGCGACGCTCATCAGCCAGTTGGATTTCAGCGGCAATTTCTCGGATGTTTATTCCAATGCAACTGCTTCCGCCTTCAATGCTTCTGTCAATTCATTTTCTGCTACTACATGGTCGTGGACAGCGGACGCATCCGTTACCGGCGGCGGCGTACGAGTCACGATTCCCGATGCGGTTTTTACAGAAAATGATTATTCAATTGCAGTAACTTTTCAATTTGCTGATGTGAGTGGCTACCGGAAGATCATTGATTTTTTCGATCGTGGTTCCGACCAGGGATTTTATATTTTTTCGGGCGATCTCGATCTCTATTCTTCCGGAACATTTGGTTCAACAGTACTGAGTCCGAATACCGATTACACCGTTCTCATGACGCGGAATATGGCCAATGATTCTGTGAACGCTTATCTCTTTTCTTCCAGTACACTTTTCCGTCAATCTTATGGCGTAGATCCAACACAGAATTATGTTGCAAAATTGAGCGGTGCCGATCGCGTACTCGGATTTTTTTATGATGATAGCATTACGAGAACAGAATATACTTCAAGCGGAATCGTGGACCAGATACGGATCTGGAATGGAATTGTGAATCTCAATGATGTCATGACCGGAACTATTTCTGAAAATGCACTTCCATCATTTAATATTTATCCTGTTCCTGCTGAGCATTCGATCAACATCAGTTTTCCAATGGAAGAAAGCGGCCTTCTCGAAATATTCGATGTTACCGGCAACCTGGTGAAGAGTGAATCGATGGAAGGAAAAGAAAATTTTTCCATGAATATTGATGGGTTAGATCCGGGAATGTACCTGGTGCGGATCAATGGGATTTGCAGAAGGTTTATAAAAGAGTAA
- the rpmI gene encoding 50S ribosomal protein L35, producing the protein MPKMKTNSSAKKRFAITGTGKIKRKHAFKRHILTKKEKTRKRRLTNTGLVSKPDLNNVKALLCM; encoded by the coding sequence ATGCCTAAGATGAAAACCAATTCCAGCGCGAAAAAACGTTTCGCTATTACTGGAACGGGTAAGATCAAAAGGAAACATGCTTTCAAACGTCACATTCTTACCAAGAAAGAGAAAACACGTAAACGTCGCCTGACGAATACAGGACTGGTTTCCAAACCCGACCTGAACAACGTGAAAGCTCTGCTTTGTATGTGA
- the rplT gene encoding 50S ribosomal protein L20, whose product MPRSVNNVASRAKRKKFLKMTRGYWGAKGNVWTVARNTLEKGLVYAYRDRKQKKRNFRSLWIQRINAGVREEGMSYSQFIAAANKKGITLNRKTLADLAMNHPEAFKAVVRSVK is encoded by the coding sequence ATGCCAAGATCAGTCAACAATGTAGCGTCGAGAGCTAAGAGGAAAAAATTCCTTAAGATGACGCGCGGCTACTGGGGTGCCAAAGGAAATGTTTGGACCGTAGCAAGAAACACACTCGAAAAAGGTCTCGTGTATGCCTACCGCGACCGCAAACAGAAAAAACGCAACTTCCGTTCCTTGTGGATCCAGCGCATCAACGCCGGAGTTCGCGAAGAAGGAATGTCCTATTCACAATTCATTGCAGCAGCCAATAAAAAAGGAATTACTCTCAACCGTAAAACTCTTGCTGATCTTGCGATGAATCACCCCGAAGCTTTTAAAGCAGTGGTGAGATCGGTAAAATAA